In the genome of Solirubrobacterales bacterium, the window AGACCCTGAACCCAAAGGGCAAAGCCAGGTACGGCGAAGGTCGCGACCACGAGCAACCAGGTCCCGCCGATCCAGAACGACTTGACGCTGGCGAAGAGGTCCTCGACCGGAAGCTGGGTCAGGATGAATCGAACCAGCGCGCCGGCCACCCCGAGGAACCCGATGAAGACAAGCTGCTTGCCGATTCGCTCGATCTCCCCGGGGCGTCGTCTGAGCCGATCGCCGGGCGACCGGAGCAGGACTGCGGCCGCAAGTGCTGCAAGCATCGCGGCGAGGCCGCCGAGCCCGGTGACCTTCGCCGCGTAGCGGAAGCCTGCTTCGGAAACCCGGCTCTCGATTCCCTTGGCCGGTGTGGATGCCTTGACCTGTTCCGCGTTCAGCGTCTTGGCCCGCGCGTTCGAGGTCTCGATCGGTTCCGGAATCGAGACCGCGGCCGACAGGCCGCAAAAGACCACCAGGATCACCCCGAGGATCGCCGGCATAGCGAACCGGCGGGAGGCACCGAGGCAGCTTGCGGTTAGCAGCGAGAACCCGGCGACCAGCATCCACGCCCTGGCCACCGGTTCCAGTCCGAGGCCGGCAAGCGAGGCGATCAGAACCACGGCAGCGCCTGCCCCACCGACACCGATCCGGGCGTAGCTCGGTCTGATCGGAGCCTCAGCCACGGGACACCGTCCGGACCAGGCATTCGGCGACGTCGGTCCCGGGGTTGGTCGTGGTCCGGTCCCGCATCAGCATTCGACCGTCCTCGACCAGTTTCCGGCGGGCCGGTTCGTCGTCAAGCAGATCGAGCAGCAGTAAGGCAAGCCGGTCGGCATCTCCGGGCGCGATACGCCAGTTTGCCGGCCATACGTCGCAGAGACCGTCGACCGAGGAGGCCACTCCCGGAACCCCGGCCGCAAGCGCCTCCAGGGCGACCAGGGGCAGACCCTCGAAGCGTGACGGAATCGCGATCAGATCGATCGCCGAAAGCACCGCCGCAATATCGGCCACCCGGCCGAGGAAGTGGAAGTTGCGGGCCAATCCCATCCTGGAGACCATGTCCTCGATCCGAGCCCGATCCTGACCGTCGCCGACAACGACGAAGTCGAGATCGCTGCGTTCCCGGCTCATGCGGGCCGCCGCCTCGACGAAGGTGTCGTGTCCCTTCTGTTTGGCAGTCAGCCGTCCGATGATCCCGATCAAACGAGGCTTGGGGGGGAGATCGAAGTGATCTCGTGAACGGGCGCTGTCGACTGGTTCAATCCGGGGCAGGGGCGTACTGAACACATTCAGCTCAGTGCCTTGGGGGCGCCACTGTTTGCGGTAGCGATTGCCTGCCTCGTCTGAAAGGAGCAGGATTGAGTCGAGTCTGGAAACGGCCCGCCGGGCGAGGGACTCCCTCAGCCTTCCCAGCCGGAACCCGAGTTCCCCCATGGTTCCGCTGATGTGCATCAGACCTACTACCGGAACCCCGGTTCCTCGAACCAGAAGCGGGGTGGCACCGTACTCGGCACTGGGCAGATTGAGGAGGACCACATCGGCTCCGCTCTGGTGGAGGACCGTCTTGATTCGTCGTCGTCGAAAGGGGTTGTACAGATCGAACGCTGCGAGCGGGAGTCTCTGAACCGGCACATCGAAGTCCGGCAGCGCACCAGTTGCTTCGGTGAATTTCGAAGTCAGTTCCACGTTCCTCCGCGGAGCTGTAAGGGAAAGCCCAAAACGCTCGTCTTCCGGCCAGGTTGCGCAGCAGATCACAGAAGGGAGCGACATCAGTGCTGAGATCGACTCGGCCCCCGAGAAGATCGCGCTGTCGGCATACGCGAGCACCCTGATCTGCCTGCCTGTCCCAAGCACGGGGGCATCATCTCAGGATTGTTCCGCGGGTTGCCGCCGGTTCACGGTCGGCTTTCGTATGCTCGCTGGCTGATGCTCGCTGCCTCACTGCGAAAACTCCGGATGCCGCCCGACACGTTCGAGCGGCACTCCCTGATCGCCACACTCGGCGGGGAGCCACAGACCGTGCTGGACGTTGGCGGAATCCAGGGAGAGCTGGGCCTCTTCCTGCCCGATGCGGAGATCACCACGATCAACATGGCCGGGGAGCGGGCCGATCTCGTCTTTGATGGTGACACCCTGCCGTTTCCGGACCGCAGTTTTGACCTGGCCGTGAGCCTGGACGTGCTTGAGCACATTCCCGGACCGGAGCGGGCGAGGCATTTCGCGGAGCTCGCCAGGGTCGCAAGCAGCAAGGTGATCATCTGCTGTCCGCTCGGGGGGGCGGATCATGTGGCGGCTGAACAGGCGTTGGCGGACTGGTATCTGGAAACAACCGGGGAGGACCACCGGTTCCTGCGCGAACATCTGGCGATCGGACTGCCGACCGAGGACGAACTGGGGAGGCTTGCGGCAGGTCTGGGGTTGCCGTACCGGATCAGGTTCCACGGTGACTTCCGTCGCGCGAACCGGGCCTTTGAGGCAAGCACCATGCTCCGGGCGAGGCCCGGTCCGCGATCCGGGGTGAACTACGCTCGGGTCCGGTTCGACCCGCGCCGCAGCCTGAGACTCGACGCCGAGAGTCACGGTCACACCAACCGGGCCTTCGTCGAGCTCGATCCCGGCGCCGGACCAGCCGGGCCGTGAGCGACCCGCCGCTCGACTCCCCGGTGGATCCCGCACCGACGGAGGCATCGGGGGAAACCCCGCTCCGGCAGCAGGCGATCCGGGGGGCCTCGCTCCTCAGCGTGCGCCAGCTCCTGGTCGGCCTGGTCACCGTCGGCGGAATCGTCGGCCTGCCGCTGCTGCTCACCCCGGCCGAGTTCTCGCTTTACGGATACGTGAACACGGTGGTGCTGGTCGGGGCGGCGGTCGGCGATCTCGGCCTGGGGGCGTACATCATCAGCCACGCGATCAGGGATCGGGATCTGGAACGCAGCTTCGCGCTTCAGCTCACCTTCTGGACGCTGACCAGCGCCCTGGTGATCGGTGTCTCGATGGTCGGCGACCCGTTCGGTTTTTCGCCCGTCACCACCGGGCTGCTGGTGCTCTGCCTGCTGCTCTTCTCGCTTCAGGCCCTGCCGACCGCCCTGCTGGAGAAGGAGATGCGTTTCGCCCGGATCTCGGCGATCGAGGTGGTCCAGCGGGTGCTCCTGGTCGGGATCGCGTTGGGACTGGCGGCGTTTCACCCGACCGAGTGGTCGATTCCGCTGGCGGCGGCGGTCGCCGCCCTGATCGGCTATCCCGCTTTCCTGATCGCGGCCCGCTGGCGCTGGCGCCCGAGGCTGGGCGGAGGCGAGCCGGTGTTCCGGGGGTTTGCCTCTCACTGGTGGCAGATACGGATCGCTTCGCAGGCCGCCTATGCGGCCTACCCGCTTCTCGGCGGCCTGCTCTTTTCGGCCACCGAGGTCGGGTTGATCGTCTGGGCGCTGGCGGTCACCTCGATCCCGGCGTACTTCGCGCCGATGGTTGCCCGGGCGACCTTCCCGGCCCTCTCCCGGGCGGAACCACTCGAACGGGCCCCCATCTTCAGCCCGCTCCTGCGGGGGCTCCTGGTGATCGGGATGCCCCTGATCGCGGCCCTGCTGGTCGCCGCCGAACCACTGACCGCCGGAATCTTCGGGTCAGATTGGATCGACGCGGTGCCCCTGCTGCGGCTGGAGTCGATCACGACCGTTCTCGGAATCGCGACCAGCTCGGCCATCCCCTTCGTGTTCCTCACGACATCGCCCCGGAACGTCAAATGGATCTGCGTGGGAAACACCCTGGCGATCGTCGCACTCGGGGTCGTCCTTGCTCCGGCGGCCGGGTATCTCTCGATCTCGATCGCGACGATCGCCTCGACCTCGGTCATGTTGGTCCTCTTCGACCGTATGCTCCGGCGCCGGGTTGGCTACAGCCTGATCCGCGACATGGTCCCGGCCGCGGCGGGACTTGCCATTGCCGTGGTTCCGGGGTTCGGGCTGCTTGCGCTCACCGGATCGACCCTGACCGGCGGGATCCTCGCCGGTGCGGTTGCCGCCGCTCTGCAGGTTGCCGTCACCTATCTGCTGGGAGGCGGGATCAGTCCGCGCGCGGTGCTGGAACAGATGCGGGGCGGCAGTGAGGGTCCCGCCGCCACTGCCTGAACGAGGCGACTATCTGCGGACCGCCAGGTAGGTGAAGCTCGACCAGGTCGGGACGGGTTCATCCTCGGCGATGCAGCGAACCAGCTCGAGACCGCTGGACTGGATCAGTCCCGCCATCTCGTCCCGGTCCAGCCCGTACATCTCCATGGTGGCCCGACCACCGGGCGAGAGGCTTGAACGCCAGCGATGTACCGTCCGGCCGATCCTTCCGCGAACCCTGAGTACGGCGGTCCTCCTGCGGTCGGGGACCTGGAGAACGAGAATGCCTTTCGGCCCGGTGAGCCGGGAGAGTTCCAGGATGTACCGGCGGGCCAGAGTCGGTTTCATGTGCTGGAGGGTGATGTAGGAGATCACCAGGCTGAAGTCCGGGTCCGGGAAACGGGACAGTCCGGCGACGGTATTCAGATGAAAGCGGACCTCACCGGGTGGTGGGACTTCCAGCACGTTCAGATAACGCCGCGCATGATCCAGCATCGGTGCGGAGATGTCGACAGCTTCCACCCGGTTGAAGTGTTCTGCCAGCGGGAATGTGAGTCTTCCGACCCCGCAACCGAAATCCAGGGCCCGGTTCGGGATGACTGTGAGTCCCGCCCCATCGATGATCTCGAGCACCCTTGCGATTCTTTCCTTCCCCGAGTGAAAGAAGGCCTGCTCGTCCCACGGGCGCTCCCGATCCGGGACGAAGATCGCAGGCAGATACGCCTCGGTTCCGAGGGCTTCCCAGGTATGTCGCAGCTGGTCGATTCCCTTCGCCACACTCACAGCCAGTGACGATAGCGGCGCCGTCGAACCGTCCGGGTGGGCCGATCGTCAAGTCGGTTCAGTCGGCCTTGCGACCGGTGACCAGAAAGTTCGAGCTCATCGATCCCGGGGCCGGCACCCGGGCTCCCGGTGGGAACCGGCGGTCGACCCACTCGGCAATCGAGTTGAGGGTGAGCAGCATCAACCGCCCGATCAGCTTCCCGGGGAGCCTCTGGCCGAGCTCATCCACGTACTGGGCGGCAACGTATCCGAGCGAGGCAACCACGTTTCCCTGGGGCACGATCTCCAGTTCCGTGTACTCACCCGACTGGCGGAAGATCCGGAGCAGGCCGGAGTGGGTCCAGCGCCAGTAGTCGCGGTCACTGGTCGGCGGGTCCGGGTGGTAGATGAAGACCCCGTGGGTGGAAAGGAAGACCACCCCGCCGGGGGCCAGCACCCGGTAGATCTCGGCCAGAACCCGGACCGGGTCATCCACATGTTCGAGGACCTGGGTGCAGATGACGACGTCGAACTCGGCTTCGCCGAACGGCAGTTCCTCGGCGACACTGACCCGGTCGACCCGGGCCCCGTCCACCGCATCCACGCCCCAGTAGCTGCCCGCATGGTCGGCGAGGAAGGGTAGGTACGGCTTGTTCCCGCAGCCGACATCCAGCATCCGCAGTCCGGTCCGGTCGCCGATGGTCCGCTTGATCTCGGCCCGAAGGGCCGCCGAAAGCGGGCTGAGGGACAGGTAGTGCCGGTCGGACTTCTTCAAGTGCCGACGTTCCGGCTCCGGCCAGCGGGCGAGTTCGGCGGGATCGGGCAGCCGGCCTTCCTTTTCCCCTGCCTGCGCAGTCAATCGGTCTCCTTGTGACGCTCTCGATGGTTTCGGGATCAGCCTAGAGTTCGCAGCGGGGCGTCCGGCTCTCGCCGACTCTCCGGCTGACGGCGCATCCTATCGACGGAAGGCTCCCCGGTCGGGACGTCGCCCGAGCTCCGACTCCTCAGAGCCAGTGCCAACCGTGCGGAAATACGGGTGACCGTCCCCGCGGGAATTTCTCTTGCGGGAAGTCCGCCGGCGGAATGCCATCCGGCGAGACGACCACGGAGGCCGGCGAGCGTTCGGTCGCGGATCAACTGCCCGGCGCAGATCGCGGCTTCCCGGGTCAGCGCCCCGGAGGTGGTCAGAGGGTCACCCAGGATCCCGTACCGACGGAGCAGATAGCCCCGGCTCCAGCCGGTGTGGGCGTACTTCCGGGGACTTGCCGGTCCCAGCGTTCCGGAACCGACGTGGACCGCCCGGGAGTCGCTCGCCAGGCGGCACTCCCCGCCGATCTGGCGAATCCGGAGGGCGAGATCGACATCCTCGTAGTAGAGGAAGATCCGCTCGTCGAACCCGCCGACCGCCCTGAACGCGTCACGGGAGTAGAGGGCGCCGCCACCGCTGGGGCCGACCGGGTCGGGAGCATGCTCCAGCCGCGCGACCCTTTCACCGGCGAGGTAGTCGAAAGCCATCAGGGTCTGATCGAGCGCGATGCCGGCCGAATGGATCAGCCCGGAATCCTCCCGGTCGACCAGCACCGCTGCCACCATTTCGGCTTGGTCAGCGTGGTCGACCAGACTTTCGACGAATCGGGGATCGGGCACGGTGTCGTCGTTCAGCAGAATGATCGGGCCCGACCCGACCTCGGCGACCGCCCGGTTGAGGGCGGACCCGAAACCGAGGTTGCCCGGCAGGTCAACCCAGGTCACTTCGGGAAAGGAGGTTTCGATCAGGTTCCGGCTGCCTTCCCCGGTGCCGTTGTCGGCAACGACCACTTCGGCCGCGCGGGTCTGGTTACGCAGGGCCTGAAGGCAGGCAGCGAGGCGATCGCCGCCGATCAGGGTCGGGATGTACACGGTCGGGATCGGGGTCACCGAACCGCTCCGGTCGCAGCGCTCACTGCTTGAACCGTCCTCAACTGGGTCTCCTCCAAGAGCCGACAGGGTGTCGGATGATTCCCATGCTAGTCCCTCGGACCGGATCCGCAACCGGGTTTCCCGGTTCGGCCTCCGCCCGGCGGGTGGCTAGACTGCCCCGCAGCCGATGGGATCCGATACCGCAGAGAACGAACCGGGCGCGGTGACCGCCGCCCCGCCGGAGACGGACCCGCGCTCCCTGGCCACCAACTCACCGGAAACCGATCCCGACCGTTGGGGGCACTCCCTGGCGAACGCGATCGAGCTGATCGTCCGCTGCCTCGATGCGGCCGGGGCGAACTCGGTCACCGAGGTCGGTGCGTTTGCCGGGGACCTGACCGAGAAGTTGCTGGAGTGGGCATCCGGGAGGGGAGCGACCGTGACCGCGATCGAGCCCAAGCCGACCCCGCCCCTGATCACTCTCGAAGCGGACCGACCGGAACTCACGGTGGTCCGCGCAACCAGTTCCGAGGCACTGCTGAGCATCGACATCCCGGATGCGGTGATCATCGATGGCGATCACAACTACTTCACGGTGAGCGAGGAACTCCGGATCATCGGGGAGCGGGTTGGTGAGGGTCCGGTCCCGTTGCTGATCTTCCACGACGTCTGCTGGCCGGTGGCCAGGCGGGACGCCTACTACGTCCCGGAGCGGATCCCGGAGGCCGACCGTCAGCCGATGGTCGAAGGCGGAACGCTCTTTCCCGGCGATCCGGGCATCACTCCGGGGGGACTTCCGTACAACTGGGTGGCGGAACGGGAGGGCGGTGCGCGGAACGGCGTGCCGGCCGCGATCGAGGATTTCGTCGCCGGTCGTCCGGGGCTCTCCCTGGCCGTGATCCCGGTCTTCTTCGGGGTCGGGGTCGCATGGGAGAACGACCGGCCCTGGTCGGATGCGGTCGAACGGATCGTCGCGCCTCTCGATCGCGACCCGGTGATCGCAAGGCTTGAGGCGAACCGGGTTTTCCAGCTTGCCCGTCACCATCTGCTGAAGGGACGCTTCGAGATGAGAGAACATCGCCTGGATGAGATCGAGGTGCTGCTGCGGGAGCTGCTCGAATCATCGGCTTTCCGCACTGCCGACCGGATGTCGCAGCTGCGGCGGCGGGGAGCCGGATCCTGGCGGGAGCAGATCGAGCACGTGCTCCGCGGTTTCGACTGAACCGACCCGCCGACGGGACCGGATCAGTTCTTGCGTCGTCGCTTGAAGAAGGCTCTCGGTGCCCGGAGTGGGGCAGTGATCCGCCAGCTGAGGCTGTTCCGCATCGTTTCCAGCTCCGCTTTGGCCGCCTGGTAGAGCATTCCGGTCGAGTGGGCCTGGGTGCGTTCAGCCGACGCCTCGGCCTCGGCCTTGCGGGCCCGCAGCTTCCAGTCGGCGGGGCCGTCGCCGATTCCCGGCATCCGGCCCTCCCATTTCTCGGTCAGGGCGATGTGAGCGGTGACCCAGGTGTCGACGTTGCTGACCAGATCCAGCGAATGGTGATGGATCGCGGTGATGTCCTCGACCACCACCTTGAAACCCGCCTCCCGGACCTGCAGGCAGAAATCGAGGTCGTAGCCATGCAGTTTGCCGAGCGACTCGTCGAACCGAAGTGTCCGCACCACCTGTGGCGAAAGCACCATCAGGAAACCGTCGACGCTGTCCACCTCGCCGGTTTCACACCAGGAAGGGGTGGTTTCCGGGATGAACGAATCGGCGTCGAACTGGCCACCGCCGTGTTCGGTGTAGCGATGTGAGAACGAGGCCCAGGTGACCGCCCCCTCCCACCAGGCGATGCTGCGAACCCCGACCGCCCCGGCGGCCCCGATCAGTCCCACCGCCGGATCCTCGAGGGCGCGACGGACCTTGGCGCAGAAATCCGGATCGACGATCTCGGCATCCTGATGGAGCAGAACCAGCGCTTCGAGATCCTCGATCTCACCGGCGGTGTCAAGCAGCAGGTTGTAGTTGCGAAAGAGCGAGTTGGTGGTCTGCTGGCCGAACACCCGGGAGTCGGGTTCCTTGACCAGGTCGATGCCGGGCCTGGCGTAGCGGTCCCACTTCCCGGTTTCGGTGATCGCGCAGCCGAAAGCGATCATCGGGCGGGCTCGCCGGTCGTCATGTCGGCGGGCTTGAAATGCGGCGATTCCGGGGCCGGGAAGGGGGTCAAGTCGAGGTCAAACATACCCGGGAATCACGTAGGCTGCTGCCCATGAGCCTTCAGCAGCGAAGGCACGGGGGTCTGGACGGGGGCGGTGAACGATCCTCGTTGTCGGTGAACCTCGAGGCCCCGATCCCGCATTCGCTGCCGCCCGGCTGCTCCACCGCGGTGTTCCTGTTCGGCACCTGCTTCGACCGGGAACGCGAGATCGATCGCCTTGAGGTCACGGTCGATGGCCGGCGTCTGCCGGTCAATGCGTCCGGAATGCCCCGGCCGGACCTGGCTGCGGAAACCAGTCAACCGGGCCGGTTCCGGAGCGGCTTCTGGGCGACCGTGCCGGTGCGGACGCCCCCGGAACCGGGTCGGCTCGGGCTGGGGCTGCGGGTCGAGTTCGTCGGCGACGGGTCGGTCGAGATTGAGCTGGCGGAAATCGAGGTGGTTCCACCCGCGGAGGCGGTGGCGCCCTCACCGGGGGCTCCTCCCGTCGCTGGCGATGCGGTCGCGATCTGCATGGCCACCTACAACCCGCCGATCGACCTGTTCGAGATCCAGATCGAGTCGATCCGAAACCAGACCCACCGTGGCTGGATCTGCCTGATCAGCGATGACCGTTCCGATCCGGACAGCTTCCGGCAGATCACCGAGGTGGTCGGCACCGATCCGCGCTTCGTGGTCTCCCGGTCGGAAACCAGGATCGGCTTCTACCGCAACTTTGAACGCGCCCTTCGGATGGTGCCCACCGGCGTAGCCGCCGTGGCTCTCGCCGATCAGGATGATCGCTGGCATCCGGACAAGCTGACCGCCCTGCGCGAGGCACTCGGGAACGCGGCCCTGGTGCACAGTGATCTCCGCATGGTCGACCGGGAAGGGAAGGTACTCGCGGAAACACTCTGGAAAGGACGTCGCAACAATCTGACGAACTTCGGTTCGATGCTGATTTCGAACACGATTGCCGGGGTGGCGATGATGTTCCCCCGATCCCTGCTGGAAACCGCTCTGCCGTTTCCGGAGGGACCGGGCTGGCAGTTTCACGATCACTGGCTGTCCACGGTGGCGATGGCCACCGGCCGGCTGGCCTACGTGGACCGGCCGCTGTTCGATCACGTCCAGCATGCCGGAGCGATCACCGGCCAGGTGGCGGTCGAGGAGAGCCCATCACCGCAGCCCGGCCGGGCTTTTCCGTCGCCAGGGGCGCTGCGCGGACTGCTGGGCAGATGGCGGGCCGTGTACTTCCGCACCTACGTCCAGTTGCAGCTTCACGCCGAGCCGGTCCGCGCCCGGATCCCGGAGGACCGGCTCGGCCGGAACCGCCGCCGGAGTCTCAGGCTGCTGGCCCGGGCCGACCGTTCGGCCACCGGCCTCATCTGGCTCATCGTCCGCTGCCTGAGACCGCTCTACGGGCGCAACGAGACTCTCGGGACCGAGCAGCTCCTGATCACCGGGCTGCTCTGGCGGCGGCTGATCGGTCCGCGTTCGAGACTGGCCCGGCCCCCGCACGGCCGGCTCCCCAGCGTCGAGCTGCCACCACTCGAGGTTGACCGGCAGGGAACCCGCCGGGTGCGACGCTGGCGGGCAAACCTGTGAAGGGTCCCGGAACCGACTCCCCGGTGGTGATCGAGGCCAGGGACCTCGACAAGACCTTCAAGATCCCGGAACGCCGGGTCGATTCATTCAAGGAACGGATGGTTCACCCGTTCGCGAAGAACGAGTTCCGGGAACTGCGGGCGCTGGCCGGGGTGTCGTTCGAGGTCCGGCGCGGGGAGTTTTTCGGGATCGTCGGGCGCAACGGTTCCGGCAAGAGCACCCTGCTCAAGATCCTCGCCAGCATCTACCGGGCCGACGGCGGCTCGATCCGGACCGCAGGACGGGTGGCGCCGTTCATCGAGCTCGGGGTCGGTTTCAACCAGGATCTGACCGCCCGCGACAACGTCACCCTGAACGGCGTGATGATGGGACTCTCGCGGCAGGAGGCCCGTCGCCGTCTCGGCTCGGTACTCGAGTTCGCGGAGCTGGAGGAGTTCGCCGAACTGAAGTTGAAGAACTACTCGTCCGGAATGCTGGTCCGGCTCGCTTTCGCGACCATGCTGCAGTCGGACGCGGAGATTCTGCTGATCGACGAGGTTCTGGCGGTCGGTGACGCCTCCTTCCAGCGCAAGTGCGCAGAGGTCTTCCGGGAGATGCGGGACTCGGACCGGACCGTGGTCCTGGTCACCCACGACATGAGTGCGATCGACACCTACTGTCACCGGGCGATGCTGCTGGAAGCGGGCCGGGTGGTGGCCTCCGGCGACCCGCAGGAGATCGGCAGCGGCTACCTGAGCATGAACTTCGGTGGTACCGCCGACGATCTGCCGGACGATCTGCCCGGGGTCCCGGAGCTGCACAGCCGGCTGATCGACGCCTGGCTCGAGCAACCGTCCGGCGAGCGGACCGAGGACCTCGAGGTCGGTGAGCCGATCATCCTGACCGTCGAACTGGAGGCACGAATCGGGCTGACCCGACCGGAGTTCGGTTTCCAGTTCAACAACGCCGAGGCGTTGCCGGTCCTCTACTGCGGAGACGACCGGCCGACCTCCGACGGAAAACCGGATCGGATCGAGGCGGGAGAACGGTTCCGGGTCCGGGCCAGACTGGACAACCCGCTCGCCCCCGGGCGTTACTACGTCCGCGTCTTCGTGGCTCGCCGTGGCGACGGCGATGCGGTCGGGCTGCAGCCACTGAACGTGCTCGATTTCATGATTCATGGACCTCCGATGGAGGTCGGCATGGTCACGATGCGGGCCGAGGTAACGGTCGATTCCGGGTCCGGTGATGCCGGATGAACGAGGGACGGACCGAAGTTTCGCCGCTGCACGAGGTGCATGGGCCCTCCTCGATGGGGGGTGGCAACCGGCGCTTCCTCGATCTGCTGCTCTTGATCTCGATCACCGAGTTCAAGAAGACCTACTTCGAGACGGTACTCGGCTACGTCTGGTCGCTGGTCCGCCCGCTGATGCTGTTCGCGGTCCTGCTGTTTGTGTTCACCAAGATCTTCCGGATCGGTTCGCAGGTCGAGAACTATCCGGTCCTGCTGCTGCTCAACATCGTCGTCTTCGGCTTCTTCCAGGAGGCGACGATGGCTGCGGTCAGTTCGGTGGTGGCCCGGGAGGGGATTGTCCGGAAGACCCAGTTTCCCCGGCTGGTAATTCCGCTCTCGATCGTTCTGACCGGCCTTTTCAACCTCTGCCTGAACCTGATCGTGGTGCTGGTCTTCCTGCTTGCCTTCCGGGTCGAGCCGACCTGGACCTGGCTGCTCTTCCCGGTGCCGATCCTGCTGCTGACGCTGCTCACAACCGCGGTCTCGATGATCGTCTCGGTGCTCTACGTGCGGTTTCGTGACACGGCGATCATCTGGACGGTGATGGCCACCGTGC includes:
- a CDS encoding ABC transporter ATP-binding protein, whose amino-acid sequence is MKGPGTDSPVVIEARDLDKTFKIPERRVDSFKERMVHPFAKNEFRELRALAGVSFEVRRGEFFGIVGRNGSGKSTLLKILASIYRADGGSIRTAGRVAPFIELGVGFNQDLTARDNVTLNGVMMGLSRQEARRRLGSVLEFAELEEFAELKLKNYSSGMLVRLAFATMLQSDAEILLIDEVLAVGDASFQRKCAEVFREMRDSDRTVVLVTHDMSAIDTYCHRAMLLEAGRVVASGDPQEIGSGYLSMNFGGTADDLPDDLPGVPELHSRLIDAWLEQPSGERTEDLEVGEPIILTVELEARIGLTRPEFGFQFNNAEALPVLYCGDDRPTSDGKPDRIEAGERFRVRARLDNPLAPGRYYVRVFVARRGDGDAVGLQPLNVLDFMIHGPPMEVGMVTMRAEVTVDSGSGDAG
- a CDS encoding ABC transporter permease, coding for MNEGRTEVSPLHEVHGPSSMGGGNRRFLDLLLLISITEFKKTYFETVLGYVWSLVRPLMLFAVLLFVFTKIFRIGSQVENYPVLLLLNIVVFGFFQEATMAAVSSVVAREGIVRKTQFPRLVIPLSIVLTGLFNLCLNLIVVLVFLLAFRVEPTWTWLLFPVPILLLTLLTTAVSMIVSVLYVRFRDTAIIWTVMATVLFYATPVLYPIEAVPERYTALIRLNPLTPIFEQMRTWVIDPSAPGAVAAAGGWIPLMPSIAIFAGICVAAVWLFNREAPKIAEDL